The proteins below come from a single Pradoshia eiseniae genomic window:
- a CDS encoding HIT family protein, whose protein sequence is MANEVEDFYCDEVLSGNTAVDIVWETENTLAFYHTRPFYEVHIVVIPKKHIPSLIDVTPEEKDLMVDLFAVIQKVSKSVNEKYGACKVSTNIGGYQSNKHMHWHVHYGERITD, encoded by the coding sequence ATGGCTAATGAAGTAGAGGATTTTTATTGTGATGAGGTGTTAAGCGGAAATACAGCGGTCGATATAGTGTGGGAAACAGAAAATACCCTGGCTTTTTATCATACACGTCCGTTTTATGAGGTACATATCGTCGTTATTCCTAAAAAACATATACCTTCATTAATCGATGTGACACCGGAGGAAAAGGATCTGATGGTCGATCTATTTGCCGTGATTCAGAAAGTCTCCAAATCGGTAAATGAAAAATATGGCGCCTGTAAGGTATCGACCAATATAGGCGGCTATCAAAGTAATAAGCATATGCATTGGCATGTACATTACGGAGAGCGCATCACGGATTAG
- a CDS encoding iron-sulfur cluster biosynthesis family protein, which produces MEIIWTERALDKLSDQLQGRGGHFHLKYETEGCGCVMSGVWNLFVLDEVPEGMKKWETNAYPVYINENHEVFLDEKILIDYTDGAGTFQLKSPNQYLNPMMSCKIVSAG; this is translated from the coding sequence ATGGAAATTATCTGGACAGAACGAGCGCTAGATAAGTTAAGTGATCAGCTGCAAGGAAGAGGAGGGCACTTCCATTTGAAATATGAAACCGAAGGGTGCGGCTGTGTCATGAGCGGCGTCTGGAACCTATTTGTGCTAGATGAGGTGCCGGAGGGGATGAAAAAGTGGGAGACGAATGCTTACCCGGTTTACATTAACGAAAATCATGAAGTCTTTCTCGATGAGAAAATCCTCATTGATTATACGGATGGGGCAGGGACATTTCAGCTGAAAAGCCCCAATCAATACTTAAATCCGATGATGTCTTGCAAGATTGTATCCGCTGGATGA
- a CDS encoding DUF2871 domain-containing protein, giving the protein MKKLYYSAVTYMALALISGVFFREFTKLNGIYETTTLGKVHGHLFSLGFIVFLIALLFEKTCQITQDDMFQFFFIAYHIGLGVSATAMTVRGVLSVLELKGSLELSSGLDASISGISGMGHIVMSIGLVLFVLILRNRLLKPSA; this is encoded by the coding sequence ATGAAAAAGCTCTATTATTCCGCCGTCACCTATATGGCCCTGGCACTAATCAGCGGCGTCTTCTTCAGAGAGTTCACAAAACTGAACGGGATTTATGAAACGACAACGCTCGGAAAAGTGCATGGCCACCTCTTTTCATTAGGATTCATCGTGTTCTTGATAGCTTTATTATTCGAGAAAACATGCCAGATCACTCAGGATGACATGTTCCAATTCTTCTTTATCGCCTATCATATTGGTCTAGGTGTCTCAGCAACAGCTATGACAGTAAGAGGTGTCCTTTCTGTCCTTGAGCTGAAAGGCAGCCTCGAACTGTCATCAGGACTTGACGCCTCCATCTCAGGCATATCCGGCATGGGGCATATCGTCATGTCCATCGGCCTCGTTCTTTTCGTCCTGATCTTGAGGAACCGGCTCCTAAAGCCTTCTGCTTGA
- a CDS encoding alpha/beta hydrolase gives MKKTIIIISIILALIIAGIIGASFYFYNVAVKRADKDFLNSDPNLAVSTPQTLQTEAKKWAGTVNFEEIAITSNDGLALTGYYLPAEEKTNKTVIIAHGYAGHAIGMYAYAKYYYEALGYNVLMPDARGHGKSEGDYIGFGWHERKDYIQWIDYVLDRNGKNSKIALHGVSMGGATVMMTSGEELPKQVKAVVADCGYTSALDILSYQLGEMYSLPSFPLIQSTSLLTKLRAGYSFEEASAVEQVKKTSLPIFFIHGEKDTFVPLEMVHELYEAANGEKELYIVPGAEHGNAYNADPETYEKKVAEFLASYMK, from the coding sequence ATGAAGAAAACCATCATCATTATCTCCATCATTCTCGCCCTGATCATCGCAGGGATTATCGGAGCGAGCTTTTACTTCTATAATGTGGCGGTGAAGCGTGCGGACAAGGATTTCCTGAATTCAGACCCGAATCTCGCCGTTTCAACCCCTCAGACCTTGCAGACAGAAGCAAAAAAATGGGCTGGTACCGTTAACTTTGAAGAGATTGCAATCACCTCCAATGACGGTCTGGCATTAACAGGCTATTATTTGCCGGCAGAGGAAAAAACAAATAAGACGGTTATCATCGCACATGGCTATGCCGGGCATGCCATCGGGATGTACGCTTACGCGAAATATTATTATGAAGCACTCGGCTATAATGTCTTGATGCCTGATGCACGCGGACATGGGAAGAGTGAAGGGGATTATATTGGATTCGGCTGGCATGAACGCAAGGATTATATCCAATGGATTGATTATGTGCTCGACCGAAACGGCAAGAACAGCAAGATTGCCCTGCATGGTGTTTCCATGGGAGGTGCGACCGTTATGATGACAAGCGGCGAGGAATTGCCGAAGCAGGTGAAGGCTGTTGTCGCAGACTGCGGCTACACATCGGCACTCGATATCCTCAGCTACCAGCTTGGAGAAATGTACAGCCTGCCGAGTTTCCCGCTTATCCAGAGCACTAGCCTTCTAACAAAATTACGTGCCGGCTACTCATTTGAGGAGGCTTCGGCAGTTGAGCAAGTGAAGAAGACCTCCCTGCCGATTTTCTTCATTCATGGGGAAAAGGATACCTTTGTGCCGTTGGAAATGGTCCATGAGTTGTATGAAGCGGCAAACGGGGAAAAAGAGCTCTACATCGTACCGGGTGCCGAACACGGAAATGCCTATAATGCAGACCCGGAAACCTATGAGAAAAAAGTGGCAGAATTCTTGGCTTCATACATGAAATAA
- a CDS encoding YolD-like family protein gives MIRDRGKIKWTSLMLPEHVSLLREWAREDSYETRNELDEQRIEEISHTIAEAMEYGAMVRITYYKANAHRYESVEGCIHFCNDQARKLHIAGKNGETRFVPYAELTDVQFINETR, from the coding sequence ATGATTCGGGACCGAGGAAAGATTAAATGGACATCATTGATGCTGCCGGAGCATGTCTCCTTGCTGAGAGAGTGGGCCCGGGAGGACAGCTACGAAACACGAAATGAACTGGATGAACAAAGAATAGAGGAAATCAGTCATACCATTGCTGAAGCGATGGAATACGGGGCAATGGTGCGTATCACCTATTACAAAGCGAATGCCCACCGCTACGAATCCGTGGAGGGGTGCATCCATTTCTGCAACGACCAAGCGAGAAAGCTGCATATAGCCGGCAAAAATGGCGAAACCCGATTTGTTCCGTATGCTGAGCTGACGGATGTCCAATTCATTAATGAAACAAGGTAA
- a CDS encoding fructose-1,6-bisphosphatase, producing MKANYLDLLVQQYDCEEKVVTEIINLEAILNLPKGTEHFVSDLHGEYQAFQHVLRNGSGNVKEKIRDLFQDILLEKEINEFAALVYYPEEKLTLVKNQFDNEQELNQWYIVTIERMIRLISHASSKYTRSKVRKALPSQFVFIIEELLYKTNQMNKEPYYKEIVDQVISLGQADKLLTGLAYTTQRLVVDHLHVVGDIYDRGPEPDKIMDTLINYHSLDIQWGNHDVLWIGAYSGSLVCLANIIRICARYDNLDIIEDVYGINLRPLLTLAEKYYEDNPAFRPKVHSDKKLSNHEKLQITKIHQAIAMIQFKLEMPIIKRRPYFNMSERLLLEKIDYDKKEITLYGKTYPLENTCFATVNSEQPGQLLEEEKQVMERLLFSVQHSEKLARHMNFLMKKGSLYLKYNGNLLMHGCIPLDEDGKMEKMSIENNTYSGRELLDVFEQYLRHSFAHPEETDDLATDMVWYLWTGEYSSLFGKREMTTFERYFIKDKATHKERKNPYYHLRENEEVCRKILEEFDLNPDAGHIINGHTPVKEIDGENPIKANGKMIVIDGGFSKAYQSTTGIAGYTLLYNSYGMQLVAHKHFNSKEDVLLNGTDVLSIKRLVDKELKRKKVRETNIGEKIIQEIEILNSLREYRYMK from the coding sequence TTGAAAGCAAATTATTTAGACTTACTTGTTCAACAATATGATTGTGAAGAAAAAGTCGTAACAGAAATTATCAATTTGGAAGCGATCCTTAATCTGCCGAAGGGGACAGAGCATTTTGTCAGTGATTTGCATGGCGAATATCAAGCCTTTCAGCATGTATTGAGGAATGGTTCTGGAAATGTAAAAGAGAAAATTAGAGACCTCTTCCAAGATATTTTGTTAGAAAAAGAGATTAATGAATTTGCGGCACTGGTTTATTATCCGGAAGAAAAATTAACGCTAGTCAAAAATCAATTTGATAATGAGCAAGAATTAAATCAGTGGTATATCGTGACCATCGAGCGAATGATCAGGCTTATTTCCCATGCCTCATCGAAATATACACGGTCAAAGGTGCGAAAAGCATTGCCTAGCCAGTTCGTGTTTATTATTGAAGAGCTGCTTTATAAAACGAATCAAATGAACAAGGAGCCATACTACAAAGAGATTGTCGACCAAGTCATTTCCTTAGGCCAGGCTGATAAACTCTTGACGGGCCTTGCGTATACAACGCAGCGATTGGTCGTCGATCATCTCCATGTCGTTGGCGATATTTATGACCGCGGACCTGAACCAGATAAAATCATGGACACCCTGATTAATTATCATTCTCTTGATATTCAATGGGGTAACCATGATGTGCTGTGGATTGGTGCGTATTCAGGCTCACTCGTTTGTCTCGCAAACATCATTCGTATCTGCGCAAGATATGACAACCTGGATATCATTGAGGATGTATACGGAATCAACCTGAGGCCGCTGCTAACCCTTGCGGAAAAATATTATGAGGACAATCCGGCTTTTAGACCTAAGGTACATTCAGACAAGAAGCTATCAAATCATGAAAAGCTGCAAATAACGAAAATCCACCAAGCCATTGCGATGATCCAGTTCAAACTTGAAATGCCGATTATCAAAAGACGACCGTATTTCAATATGTCAGAAAGACTTTTGCTGGAGAAAATTGATTATGACAAAAAAGAAATCACGCTTTACGGGAAGACGTATCCTCTTGAAAACACCTGCTTTGCTACGGTAAACTCTGAGCAGCCTGGTCAATTGTTAGAGGAAGAAAAGCAGGTAATGGAACGGCTATTATTCTCTGTGCAGCATTCTGAAAAGCTGGCAAGACATATGAATTTCCTGATGAAGAAGGGGAGCCTTTACTTAAAATATAATGGCAACCTATTAATGCATGGATGCATTCCGTTGGATGAAGATGGCAAGATGGAGAAAATGTCTATCGAAAATAACACGTATTCAGGCCGTGAATTACTGGATGTGTTTGAACAATATTTACGTCATTCTTTCGCTCATCCTGAAGAGACGGATGACCTTGCGACAGATATGGTCTGGTATCTATGGACAGGGGAATATTCCTCCCTCTTTGGAAAAAGAGAAATGACAACCTTTGAGAGGTACTTTATCAAGGACAAGGCAACCCATAAAGAGAGAAAGAACCCATACTATCATTTACGGGAAAATGAGGAGGTCTGCCGCAAAATCCTTGAGGAATTTGATTTAAACCCTGACGCGGGCCATATCATCAATGGACACACACCGGTGAAAGAAATTGATGGGGAAAATCCAATCAAGGCGAATGGAAAAATGATTGTCATTGACGGAGGCTTCTCCAAAGCTTATCAATCCACAACCGGCATCGCGGGGTATACATTACTCTATAATTCCTATGGCATGCAGTTAGTTGCCCATAAGCATTTTAATTCAAAGGAAGATGTTCTGCTTAATGGGACAGATGTGCTTTCCATAAAGAGATTGGTCGATAAGGAATTAAAGCGGAAAAAGGTTCGGGAAACCAATATTGGAGAGAAAATCATCCAGGAAATTGAAATCTTAAATAGCTTGCGCGAATATCGTTATATGAAATGA
- a CDS encoding ABC transporter substrate-binding protein encodes MRQRFISPALAITFLLGACSSEDANSKSKTEKTGDSTSSITLTDFAGREVSIEKVPERIVSLSGGDMDIIYALGGEVAGRPTSSHEENDAPYKDAIQIGSTHQFNLEKIASLKPDVIIGNNPMNTKDVENFESIGAEALLTSANSVDEIKKQITLYGDMLQKQEEAEKLTEEIDADIKKMSAGSTENEKRALLVYGAPGTYMAALPNSLSGNLLELAGGENIASDYPALEQYPQYAQLNTERIVEANPEYVFLLTHGNPKEVKAGFLKEMSENPAWNNVAAVKNDKVEILPADLFGTNPGTRITEAISYLDNILNAEE; translated from the coding sequence ATGCGACAACGCTTCATTTCACCTGCATTAGCAATCACTTTTCTGCTTGGCGCCTGCAGCTCTGAGGATGCGAACAGTAAAAGTAAAACAGAAAAAACGGGAGATTCAACTTCATCCATAACGCTGACTGATTTCGCCGGACGCGAAGTTTCCATTGAGAAAGTGCCTGAAAGAATCGTATCCTTGAGCGGCGGGGATATGGATATCATTTATGCGCTAGGCGGTGAGGTTGCTGGGCGACCGACCTCTTCTCACGAAGAAAACGATGCTCCATATAAAGATGCTATACAAATTGGTTCCACTCATCAGTTCAATCTTGAGAAGATTGCCAGCCTTAAGCCAGATGTTATTATTGGCAATAATCCAATGAACACAAAGGATGTTGAGAATTTTGAATCGATTGGCGCTGAAGCTCTCTTAACCTCAGCCAACTCAGTCGATGAAATCAAGAAACAAATAACCCTATACGGAGATATGCTTCAAAAGCAGGAGGAAGCAGAGAAATTGACTGAAGAGATAGATGCGGATATCAAGAAAATGTCGGCTGGCAGCACGGAAAATGAAAAACGCGCCCTGCTTGTTTACGGAGCCCCAGGTACATATATGGCCGCTCTTCCTAATTCATTGAGCGGGAACCTGCTTGAGCTTGCCGGGGGAGAAAACATCGCCTCTGATTACCCTGCGCTCGAGCAATATCCGCAATATGCACAGCTCAACACAGAACGCATTGTGGAAGCAAATCCAGAATACGTATTTTTGCTGACACACGGCAACCCAAAGGAAGTTAAAGCCGGTTTTCTAAAAGAAATGTCTGAAAACCCAGCTTGGAATAACGTTGCTGCCGTCAAGAATGACAAGGTCGAGATTCTCCCTGCTGATTTATTCGGAACCAACCCAGGCACAAGAATAACGGAAGCCATCTCTTATCTAGATAACATCTTGAATGCCGAAGAATAA
- a CDS encoding NUDIX hydrolase, translating into MEKKISEAPLESGDYMGYIMELRKIVGSRPLLMVGASVLVVNPKENLLLQLRKDNGHWGLPGGALEVMESLEDTAIRELLEETGLSANALEFFGVFSGMEFHYIYPHGDEVYNVIAAFVCRAYEGELKAQPEEVSALRFFPLNALPEQINGPDFPVIKRFIEERG; encoded by the coding sequence GTGGAGAAAAAGATAAGTGAAGCGCCATTGGAAAGCGGGGATTATATGGGATACATAATGGAGTTGCGCAAAATAGTCGGGAGCAGGCCGCTCTTAATGGTAGGGGCATCCGTTTTAGTGGTGAATCCCAAGGAAAACCTATTGCTGCAATTGCGCAAGGATAACGGCCACTGGGGATTGCCAGGAGGGGCGCTTGAGGTGATGGAATCGTTAGAAGACACCGCAATCAGGGAATTGCTTGAGGAAACCGGCCTATCGGCAAATGCCTTGGAATTCTTTGGAGTGTTCTCAGGTATGGAATTTCACTATATTTATCCGCATGGTGATGAAGTATACAACGTGATCGCCGCCTTTGTTTGCCGGGCATATGAGGGAGAATTGAAAGCGCAGCCTGAAGAAGTTTCCGCCCTTCGCTTCTTTCCGCTTAATGCTTTGCCGGAACAGATAAACGGCCCAGATTTTCCCGTCATCAAGCGTTTTATAGAGGAACGAGGATAG
- a CDS encoding cold-shock protein, with product MEQGKVKWFNAEKGFGFIEREGGDDVFVHFSAIQGEGFKTLDEGQEVTFEVEQGQRGPQATNVQKN from the coding sequence ATGGAACAAGGTAAAGTTAAATGGTTTAACGCAGAAAAAGGTTTTGGATTTATCGAACGTGAAGGTGGAGACGATGTATTCGTTCACTTCTCAGCGATCCAAGGTGAAGGATTCAAAACTCTTGACGAAGGTCAAGAAGTAACTTTCGAAGTAGAACAAGGTCAACGCGGACCTCAAGCTACTAACGTTCAAAAAAACTAA
- a CDS encoding GNAT family N-acetyltransferase — MYKDYRQIPNRKLFGCQKDSQLIGCIGGEQNSDTFIIRHIAVTQEKRGCGVGSSMIQFILNDPSIKTVIAETDKEAVSFYRKFGFHITSLGEKYPGVERFACQYTLK, encoded by the coding sequence GTGTATAAAGACTATAGACAAATTCCGAACAGAAAGCTATTTGGCTGCCAAAAAGATAGCCAGTTAATCGGCTGCATAGGCGGGGAACAAAATAGTGATACTTTCATCATCCGGCATATCGCTGTTACCCAAGAGAAACGCGGCTGCGGCGTCGGCAGTTCTATGATTCAATTTATTTTAAATGATCCCTCAATCAAGACAGTCATCGCCGAAACAGACAAAGAAGCTGTCAGCTTCTACCGCAAATTCGGCTTCCACATTACCTCTTTAGGTGAAAAATACCCAGGAGTAGAGCGATTTGCTTGCCAATATACACTCAAGTAG
- a CDS encoding FecCD family ABC transporter permease, with translation MKIEQRTFRRKMLFIVLPVFLLLASIYGLTYGSVPLSLVDVWNALTNQGTDIQETIIKDLRLPRVIIGLLVGACLAVSGALLQGVMKNPLADPGIIGVTAGGGLAACVIMLIFPALSYLLPLAAFAGAFLTSLIIYFLAWDKGASPLKIILAGVAISALLSAVQSGIMNIYSDRVQSVLSWLSGGLSGRSWYHLEFMYPYALTGLALSFFAIKPVNLLLLGDDSAKLLGQRVELTRLIIILIASFLAGAAVSVAGLVGFVGLVVPHIIRILIGSDYRYLLPFSALGGASLVVFADTIARSWFDPIELPVGILLAAIGAPFFMILLKKRSLVG, from the coding sequence ATGAAGATTGAACAGCGAACATTCAGAAGGAAGATGCTCTTTATTGTTTTGCCGGTTTTCCTGCTGCTTGCTTCCATCTACGGATTGACTTATGGTTCAGTGCCCCTTTCCCTTGTAGATGTATGGAATGCGCTGACCAACCAAGGCACAGACATACAGGAGACCATCATTAAGGATCTGCGCCTGCCCCGAGTCATCATCGGATTATTGGTCGGTGCATGCCTGGCTGTATCTGGCGCACTATTGCAGGGAGTCATGAAAAATCCGCTCGCAGATCCAGGAATCATTGGCGTTACCGCAGGAGGCGGTCTGGCAGCCTGCGTGATTATGCTTATCTTTCCTGCTCTATCGTATTTATTGCCGCTCGCAGCATTTGCCGGTGCCTTCCTGACCTCGCTCATCATTTATTTTCTTGCCTGGGACAAGGGAGCCTCCCCGCTCAAAATCATCCTAGCGGGTGTCGCCATCAGTGCCCTTTTGAGTGCTGTGCAAAGTGGCATCATGAATATTTACAGTGATCGGGTCCAATCCGTCCTGTCCTGGCTGTCCGGAGGATTGAGCGGGCGGAGCTGGTATCATCTTGAATTCATGTACCCTTATGCGCTTACAGGTCTTGCATTATCATTCTTTGCCATCAAGCCAGTCAACCTCCTCCTGCTTGGTGATGATTCTGCGAAGCTGCTCGGCCAAAGGGTAGAGTTGACCCGTCTTATCATCATTTTAATTGCCTCGTTCCTTGCCGGCGCGGCGGTAAGCGTAGCTGGGCTGGTCGGTTTTGTCGGCTTGGTTGTGCCGCATATCATTCGCATTCTGATTGGGAGCGACTATCGATACCTATTGCCGTTTTCTGCCTTAGGCGGTGCTTCCCTCGTCGTGTTCGCCGATACGATTGCAAGATCTTGGTTTGATCCGATTGAATTACCGGTCGGCATATTGCTGGCCGCTATCGGTGCCCCGTTCTTTATGATTTTATTGAAGAAAAGGAGTTTGGTAGGATGA
- a CDS encoding Y-family DNA polymerase has product MMDYSNLPNDYVMCVDMKSFFASCSAVMMGLDPLECYLAVVANTDRSGSVVLASSPKMKKEFGIKTGSRLFEIPHDSRIQLVNPSMSTYLRISTEISRLFNRYVPKNAIHTYSVDESFLKVNGTGRLWGDVWEVAEKIKDEIDREFQLPCAIGIGPNMLMAKLCLDLEAKKKGIAAWGYEDVETKLWPLSPLSEMWGIGKPLERKLNAMGIFSVGQLARYDLAALEKKFGIMGNQLYHHAWGIDLSEIGAPIMEGQVSFGKGQVLLRDYKEREEIKHVILEMCEEVARRTRQGGMAGRTVSLGVYYSKDEFGGGFHRSVTREMPTNITMDIYEMCLFLFDKFYTGRTVRKLSITLSNVTPEREMQISLFDQDGWRKRELGFVMDRMRRKYGSDAILRAVSYTSAGTAKQRSTLVGGHQA; this is encoded by the coding sequence ATGATGGATTACAGCAATTTGCCAAATGATTATGTGATGTGTGTAGATATGAAAAGTTTCTTTGCTAGCTGTTCTGCGGTGATGATGGGACTAGACCCGCTTGAATGCTATTTGGCGGTGGTGGCCAACACAGACCGGAGCGGTTCGGTCGTGCTTGCTTCATCTCCTAAGATGAAGAAGGAATTCGGCATTAAGACGGGGTCAAGGCTGTTTGAAATTCCACACGATTCGCGGATTCAGCTTGTTAATCCTAGTATGTCCACTTATTTACGAATCTCGACGGAAATCAGCCGGCTATTCAATCGGTATGTGCCGAAGAACGCCATCCATACATATAGTGTGGATGAAAGCTTCCTAAAGGTGAACGGAACAGGGAGGCTTTGGGGAGATGTATGGGAGGTCGCGGAGAAGATCAAGGATGAGATTGACCGGGAGTTCCAGCTGCCATGCGCGATTGGAATCGGCCCAAATATGCTGATGGCGAAGCTTTGCCTCGATCTTGAGGCGAAAAAGAAGGGCATCGCGGCTTGGGGCTATGAGGATGTCGAGACAAAGCTGTGGCCGCTTTCTCCCTTGAGCGAGATGTGGGGTATTGGCAAACCACTGGAGCGGAAGTTGAATGCGATGGGCATCTTCTCTGTCGGGCAGCTTGCCCGCTATGACCTCGCCGCTCTCGAGAAGAAATTCGGCATCATGGGCAATCAGCTTTATCACCATGCATGGGGAATTGATTTATCCGAGATTGGAGCGCCTATCATGGAAGGTCAGGTCAGCTTCGGCAAGGGGCAGGTTTTATTGCGTGATTATAAGGAGCGGGAAGAAATCAAGCATGTGATTTTGGAAATGTGCGAAGAGGTGGCGAGAAGGACCCGTCAAGGAGGAATGGCCGGGCGGACTGTCAGCCTTGGCGTTTACTACAGCAAGGATGAATTCGGCGGAGGCTTTCACCGTTCCGTTACACGGGAGATGCCGACCAATATCACGATGGATATTTATGAAATGTGTCTCTTCTTATTCGACAAATTTTATACGGGGAGGACGGTTCGGAAGCTTTCCATCACGCTTTCGAATGTTACGCCTGAGAGGGAAATGCAAATCAGTCTCTTCGACCAGGATGGCTGGCGCAAGCGGGAGCTTGGCTTTGTCATGGACCGCATGCGCCGTAAATATGGATCTGACGCGATTTTGCGGGCCGTGTCCTATACGTCGGCCGGCACGGCTAAGCAGAGAAGCACATTGGTCGGAGGGCATCAAGCCTAA
- a CDS encoding ABC transporter ATP-binding protein: protein MNAIRASNLCQKVGYFQLKDISLSIPTGKMTAIIGPNGSGKSTFLKITAQLMGMDEGEVLIHDKPIHTYKRRELAKTISMLPQSKEGLPNLSVKELVSYGRSPHHSFLNQGSKTEDEAIIDWALKITSTKKHENRMFHELSGGEQQKARIAMSLAQKTDILLLDEPTTYLDIAHQLDLMEMLQEINEQYGITIVMVLHDLQQAAAYSHHMIALKGGCLVDHGKPRDLLTAYFLQKVYNINAHVYFENDYPIIIPQLKQRRLIP, encoded by the coding sequence ATGAACGCCATTAGAGCGAGTAACCTGTGCCAGAAAGTCGGCTATTTCCAACTAAAAGACATCAGCCTTTCCATTCCAACAGGCAAAATGACGGCCATTATTGGGCCGAATGGTTCAGGAAAGTCCACCTTCCTGAAAATCACAGCACAATTAATGGGAATGGATGAGGGGGAAGTCCTTATTCACGACAAACCGATTCATACATACAAAAGACGTGAACTGGCCAAGACCATTTCCATGCTTCCGCAATCAAAGGAAGGATTGCCAAACTTGAGCGTTAAGGAACTCGTCTCCTATGGACGTTCACCCCATCATTCATTTTTGAATCAAGGCAGCAAAACGGAGGATGAGGCTATCATTGACTGGGCATTAAAGATTACCAGTACGAAAAAGCATGAGAACCGGATGTTCCATGAGCTTTCCGGTGGGGAACAGCAAAAGGCGCGGATTGCGATGTCCCTTGCGCAAAAGACGGATATCCTGCTTCTCGATGAGCCAACAACTTATCTAGACATAGCCCATCAGCTAGACTTAATGGAAATGCTGCAGGAAATTAATGAACAGTATGGAATAACCATCGTCATGGTTCTGCACGACCTTCAGCAGGCCGCGGCATACAGCCATCACATGATTGCTTTAAAGGGGGGATGTCTCGTAGACCACGGAAAGCCCAGGGACCTTCTAACTGCATATTTTTTACAGAAGGTTTATAATATTAATGCACATGTTTATTTTGAAAACGACTATCCAATCATTATTCCACAACTCAAACAAAGGAGATTGATACCATGA
- a CDS encoding antibiotic biosynthesis monooxygenase: MIVVQNKFQTKKGFGEKMGARFTQNNLETFKGFIRVEVLLTQGMEETDELSVNMYWDDKESFETWRNSDSFKKSHARPAEGSTEAPKESPIISNKISIFDVVAVKEGAISQQ; encoded by the coding sequence ATGATCGTTGTACAAAACAAATTCCAAACGAAAAAAGGCTTTGGCGAGAAAATGGGTGCCCGATTCACCCAAAATAACTTAGAAACATTCAAAGGATTCATCCGTGTAGAGGTTCTCTTGACTCAAGGCATGGAAGAAACGGACGAGCTAAGCGTCAATATGTACTGGGATGACAAAGAAAGCTTTGAAACTTGGAGAAACAGCGATTCCTTCAAGAAATCTCATGCGCGCCCAGCTGAAGGCTCAACGGAAGCGCCAAAAGAATCCCCAATCATCAGCAATAAAATCAGCATCTTTGATGTGGTGGCCGTTAAAGAAGGAGCAATCTCCCAGCAATAA
- a CDS encoding aminodeoxychorismate lyase — protein sequence MTHKVMSSFASGILVASSILGGIYFFSSEDADAKETSKKEETVSATVTETEVLSEEDMKSELETAGYVVLTSDEYSKEIAAAEEKAKAAATEEAKAAAEKDAEKNADKVVYKTIINVASGMTSGDVAQVLVAGKIIKDASSFVKAVEKKGVESKLRLGVFEIDSTMSVDKIISTIFKS from the coding sequence ATGACGCATAAAGTAATGAGCAGCTTTGCTTCAGGCATCTTGGTTGCTTCATCCATCCTTGGCGGAATTTATTTCTTCTCCTCAGAGGATGCCGATGCAAAAGAAACTTCTAAAAAGGAAGAGACCGTATCAGCTACGGTTACGGAAACAGAGGTATTATCTGAAGAGGATATGAAGAGCGAACTTGAGACTGCTGGTTATGTGGTCTTGACGAGTGATGAATATTCCAAAGAAATCGCAGCTGCTGAAGAGAAAGCAAAAGCAGCAGCAACAGAGGAAGCGAAAGCCGCAGCTGAAAAGGATGCCGAAAAGAATGCAGACAAGGTTGTCTATAAAACAATCATCAATGTCGCGAGCGGCATGACGAGCGGTGATGTAGCGCAGGTCCTCGTGGCTGGGAAAATCATTAAGGATGCATCCAGCTTCGTTAAGGCTGTTGAGAAAAAAGGTGTCGAGAGCAAGCTTCGTCTAGGCGTATTTGAAATCGACAGCACTATGTCCGTTGATAAAATCATTAGTACAATCTTCAAGAGTTAA